Within the Pseudomonas fulva genome, the region ACGAACGCCGGCTTGCGGCCTTCGTAGAAATGGCCGATGAACTGGATGATCCAGCCGACCACGAACAGCCCCAGCCCCATGCTCAGCCACAGCGCCGTACCGGCCATCGCCAGCCCGGCGCTGAACCACAGGCACAAGCCCAGCAAGGCGCCCATCACCGCCCCGAAACGAAGGTCCAGGCGCAGATAGAACAGCGTGCTCAGCAGCGCAGCCAGGGTCGCCGGCGACAGCCACAGGCCGCCCACAACAATTCCCGGGCGCGACAGCAGCACGGTGACGGCCAGCACGATCATCGGGATACCGACGAAGTGGGTGACGATATTGCGCCGGTCGCGGTGGTAGGCCGCGTATTGGG harbors:
- a CDS encoding DUF962 domain-containing protein yields the protein MKTLVDHLAQYAAYHRDRRNIVTHFVGIPMIVLAVTVLLSRPGIVVGGLWLSPATLAALLSTLFYLRLDLRFGAVMGALLGLCLWFSAGLAMAGTALWLSMGLGLFVVGWIIQFIGHFYEGRKPAFVDDLTGLIIGPLFVVAEAAFLLGLRQEVEHEVVERAGPTCIRERKVA